The following proteins are co-located in the candidate division Zixibacteria bacterium HGW-Zixibacteria-1 genome:
- a CDS encoding flagellar motor protein MotA, which yields MKQTLFVTLNVLISFTIAYVVWGVILGAQPAGTIAHSVYQGGPLVVALITMLLMLLAFVTERFLSLYRVAKGKSSVQVFFKKLITMLHSDDYDGALAACDKQRGTTANVLRAGIEKFREIREDGSIDPEKKISLTQSAIEEANALEGPLLERNLIALSTIASIATMVGLLGTTIGMIRAFAATGNVEGGVIDAQQLAVGISEALVNTAGGLVSGILGIFFYNFFVNKVDSFNYTTDEATYEVLQLFKDKVGK from the coding sequence GTGAAACAGACATTATTTGTCACGCTGAACGTTCTGATTTCCTTTACGATTGCATATGTCGTTTGGGGTGTAATATTGGGAGCGCAGCCGGCGGGAACTATTGCCCATTCGGTTTACCAGGGCGGGCCGCTGGTGGTTGCTTTGATAACAATGTTGCTTATGCTTCTGGCTTTTGTAACGGAAAGGTTCTTGTCCCTTTACAGAGTGGCCAAAGGCAAGAGCTCTGTCCAAGTATTTTTCAAGAAACTGATCACCATGCTTCACAGCGACGATTATGATGGCGCTCTGGCCGCCTGTGACAAGCAGCGGGGCACCACGGCCAACGTCCTCCGCGCGGGTATCGAGAAGTTTCGTGAAATAAGAGAAGACGGCTCTATTGATCCGGAGAAGAAGATATCACTGACGCAGAGCGCGATTGAGGAAGCCAATGCTCTCGAGGGCCCGCTTCTTGAAAGAAACCTGATTGCTCTTTCGACAATTGCCTCGATTGCCACCATGGTCGGCCTTCTGGGAACGACCATCGGTATGATTCGTGCCTTTGCCGCGACCGGTAATGTTGAGGGCGGTGTTATTGATGCCCAGCAGCTGGCGGTTGGTATTTCCGAGGCTCTGGTCAATACGGCCGGCGGTCTCGTATCCGGTATTTTGGGAATATTTTTCTACAACTTTTTTGTTAATAAGGTGGATTCCTTTAACTATACGACGGATGAAGCGACCTATGAGGTCCTTCAACTGTTCAAAGACAAAGTAGGTAAGTAA